The Argopecten irradians isolate NY chromosome 6, Ai_NY, whole genome shotgun sequence genome has a window encoding:
- the LOC138325131 gene encoding FMRFamide receptor-like translates to MAANLTYTTTTISKLTTTVMTSSSKMTADEYEKIFFRIKLWKICYGYIMFILIVLGVFANILAFIILSRKSVRRTTIAVYLRALSLADTFVLITAFFRYNTYKLFLTEAQDTYTVFHYSAYLDTYVEPFHWIALGVSSFVTLTLSIERFLAIRYPLTIKRSCTPFLVRVCITGIVVIVIILTLPNFFSFRVQEYVTNTTSIYVRVMTKLGHDTLYPCTYHVYILPLIWYIIPWIALTTLNLLLYLQVRRSARIRVGLPNIPNPNRNLSILILLIVVIYMVCNLPISIMVFYKLVNHMSENGMCIKETSTLASTTSKEFDIINAITEILNILNSCLNIVVYCMVGTKFRRQLRDFLMCTSCKPVNKVSPQRVFTTGRESNTVMESAGSS, encoded by the coding sequence TAAAATGACAGCGGACGAAtatgaaaaaatcttttttcGTATAAAACTGTGGAAAATTTGTTATGGATATATCATGTTCATACTAATAGTACTGGGAGTTTTCGCAAACATCCTAGCGTTTATCATCCTGTCTCGGAAGTCGGTGAGGAGAACGACAATCGCGGTGTACCTCCGTGCATTATCACTAGCTGATACGTTTGTGCTCATCACTGCATTTTTTCGATACAACACCTACAAACTGTTCCTGACCGAGGCCCAGGACACCTACACTGTCTTCCATTACAGTGCATACCTGGACACCTATGTCGAACCGTTCCATTGGATAGCCTTGGGTGTGTCCAgttttgtgaccttgaccttgtccATCGAGAGGTTCCTGGCCATCAGGTACCCACTGACCATTAAGCGGTCCTGTACTCCGTTTCTAGTGAGGGTATGTATAACTGGAATTGTTGTGATTGTGATCATCCTCACTTTGccaaactttttttcatttcgtGTCCAGGAGTACGTCACGAACACAACCAGTATCTATGTGCGCGTGATGACAAAGTTGGGACACGACACACTCTACCCCTGTACCTATCATGTCTATATCCTACCTCTAATCTGGTACATAATTCCCTGGATTGCCCTCACAACTCTTAACCTTCTGCTCTACCTCCAAGTTCGACGTTCGGCACGGATACGGGTCGGACTTCCGAACATCCCGAACCCCAACAGAAACCTCTCCATTCTCATCTTACTCATCGTTGTCATCTACATGGTGTGCAACCTTCCAATATCCATCATGGTCTTTTACAAGCTTGTAAACCACATGTCTGAGAATGGAATGTGCATCAAGGAAACATCCACCCTAGCATCAACAACTTCAAAAGAATTTGATATAATCAACGCGATCACCGAAATATTGAACATCCTCAATAGTTGTCTGAATATTGTTGTGTATTGCATGGTGGGTACAAAGTTCAGACGGCAGCTCCGTGACTTTTTAATGTGTACGTCGTGCAAACCAGTAAACAAAGTCAGCCCTCAACGGGTGTTCACGACAGGGCGGGAGTCTAACACAGTCATGGAGAGTGCTGGGTCATCTTAG